The Arachis ipaensis cultivar K30076 chromosome B07, Araip1.1, whole genome shotgun sequence genomic interval gccgattcaaAAATAGGGATAACCCTAGCACGCGATGCACACTGCGCAGTCGCGCAACCCATATTCCCCAAccttcaccttcttcttcttcttctctcccccTACTGCCATCGCAGCAGCAGCACCGGCCGCCGCCGCGCCATCATCACCGCCGGCCACTCGCCCTCAACTTCTCTTCCCCTCTCACCACCACCcgtcctctccctctctctctccctcctctctttcTCCACCACCGCGCCACCATCTCCGCCGCCGCGCCACCATCACTGCCctctctcttctccctctctgcctCTGTCCCAACCGCCGCGACCACCATCGCCGCCGGTGCAACCCCACAGCCGCGCTGCTCCGGCCAGTTCTCCCACCGCCTCACTTCATTTTTTCCCTCCTCTTCCTCGGTTCAATCTCTGCATCCAGGTTCCTCCTTTCCTCTATTTTACTTTGTTTCGCTGTTTTTTTTGTTAATTCCGTTAGTGTAGTTAGAATTAGATTAGTTAGTTAgcttagtttgatttaggtggttagcgaatctgggctgagtagtggatttaggcattgTTTGACTCTATGTTGCTATATGAAACTGCTCTATTCTGCTGCGTATGCCATTTCTGTTGCTGGGTTGTATTTCACTGCTGCTGTGCTTAATTGATATTGTCTTCTTACTGCTCATGCTATgttgctatccgggaacgtccaattttaagccggaatgctgcccgattttcaaggaaattagtttcattttgatctttatttcagttttgggcATAATCTCCGTTTCCTTTTTGACTTCCCGGATTTGCAAAATCATCGTGAACATAAACCACAACTTTTCTTTTCATTACGCATAAATATCATCATATCACTAACCGACTTTTCTAACTTACTAACTTCTTTAACCATTTCACTTCCACTCACCTTTAACCATCTTTAACAAATTCCTTCAACTATATGATGATATTGTTGCCTTGTGAATATGAGTTGTTGACTTTAGTGAAGCTTGCATTTTTTTTGGTTTACTTGTTCACTTTTGCATATTCATTGCAACATCATGATTGTTCTTTGTCATTTATGACCTGACCATGTTTTTTTTGCTACATGCTAAATGTTTTATATATTCTAtcacatttttcaggatgtcggataaaggcaaAGCCATAGCCACCGCCTCTAAGAAGAGAAAACACTCTACCCCCTCCATTCCTTCCATCTACAAgaactatgctaagaatccatTGCATGACGAGGATAAAGAGAATCAACAGTTGCCTTCTACCAATCCTGGAAAACTccccaatctctactgtgagcttcggttctctagatatcgaaccacgAAGCTAAATATTGAGAAGAAGTTGCTCCTACCTAATGATGTGAGACGATCACCAGCCCCTACAGTTGGCCCATCATCTTCGACACCCGCAGCTCCTTCACCATCTACAGGCCCTCCAGCAGCACCTGAGCCTACCTATCTCCTGGTCCAGCGTCTCTTCCGGTTCTTAGAGCAAGAGCGACGCCATGTCAGACGCCGTTTGGATCGGATGGACCAGGCACTTATCTCTCTGGGCGCTGAGCTACCTCCGCTTCCCGATTCTCCggcctccgatgagcaggatctTCAGGAGGAGGACACTACAGAGCCACCTCAGACTCAGGAGGAGCCCGTCCCTCAGCCGGTCCCACAGCCACAGTCAGAGCCAGAGCCTATCGTTGTACCCCCCACTGATCCTCCggtttagcatcgaggacgatgcttgattttaagtgtggggaggcacCGGTAGCATTATCTGGGAACCGGTGAACTTCTCAGCCTAGTTATCCTATTTTGCAcatctttgtatatattttgatgccatttctagtttgctttggatacttttattgcttattttggatcttagatattttgatgcttttggatatttttagatCTTTTGGGTGATAGATTCCGTACTTTTAGTTGGATTCTTCTTtatacactttgtttatgtttgtttttagtttgcggttgtgattagaaatcatgttttaaGTGAAACTTAGGCACCCTTTTTGCATAATATATTGGTTCTAAGTGAAAAAGGAAAGGGTgaactaagaaaatttttgaacttttcaatcacaacaatgcttagtcaaatttatgtgtttgttgaaatgtctcttttagttttagtgtagattttgttcctcttggcctaggtagagtaattagtgatacttgagttatctaattcctttgttgattgataattggagagattgctagtTGGTTTGGAgttcactaaagctagtctttccttgggagttggctaggacttgtggctcaagtcaatccatccacttgactttcctttaattagtaagggttaactaagtggtagcaatgaataattctcatcacgattgagaaggataactaggataggacttctagttctcacacctttccaagagccttttatagtttttagtttattttcattgccgtttatttttcatgcttcttatccaaaaccccaaaataactcataaccaataacaagacacttcattataattcctagggagaacgacccgaggtccaatacttcggtttataaattttaggggtttgtactagtgacaaacaactttttgtatgaaaggattattgcttggtttagaaactatactttacaacgagattttattagtgaatttctgaaccgtcaaaaatccattcgtcaggaCGCAACCTGTTGGTTTCTTCCCAAAACTCCTCAGAGTTCATTGGTTTAATGGAGTCCCCATAAGTAGCCCGGACAGCTTCCATTGTAAGCCATTTGTGGGCAAAATCCTCTGGTCTCAGTTGTTGTTTCCTTAACCTTGAAATAGCAGCTACTGCATGCTTGCAGGGCAACCCTGGTAGGATAGATACATAAATGCAACATTTACTGAATCAATATTAACTTAAATCACATAACTACTTCTAGCCAAACAATAAGTAGATGATTAAACCTATTAGTTGCCAAACATTGCAAGCACATGTTTGCCTTTGCAAATTGACAGCAACTCTTGTCTGGTACTTTTGGACCTCAAACAATACCCTTGCTTCATCCCCAGCCCACTCTGCTGTTCACTTGTTGCTCTCAGAAATGTACTCATCCAACCTTAGTTGTTGAATTGGAGCCAACTTACCCTTGCATTTTCTTAACCTGTGCTTGTTCCCTGCCATTTTTCGCATAATGTAACTTCGAAACTCCTCGCACATAGTTAAAATTGGCTTCTCTCTATACTCCACGATCTTGGCATTCCAAACTTCGCACATGTTATTGGTGATATTGTCACACTTCGGGCCATGGCTAAAGTAAGCCTTCGTCCATGCACCGGGATCAAACTTCTGTAGATACTCCCAAGCATCCTTGTTTACCTTCTTCACAAGCTCCATATTGTCTTTGAACTCTCTCATTGTTGTGCTCTTATCAGCCTTCCAAACTAGTCCTTTTGTGTGCTTGTCCTTAAAGTGCTTGATGAAGTTTTTCCATATATGTAAGACACAATTTCTATGATAGGCTTGTGGCATAACCTCATGCAATGCCTTAGCCAACCCCTGCAATAACAAGTCAGCCAAGAGTTGAATTAACAAGTAAGCACAACACACAAACcatataacaaaaagaaaaacaaagaaggaaTTCATGTTACCTTCTGCTGGTCAGACATGAAGTTCCACCCATTGGTAGCCACCGGACCAAGATCATCGTGCAGGATTGAAAGAAACCATTTCCAGGAATCAGTGTTCTCAGCTTCAACTACAGCAAATGCTATTACAAAGAAACTATTATTGACATCCTGCCCCACAGCTGACAAAAGATGACCACCGAAGTACCCTTTTAAGAAGCATCCATCCAATCCAATCAGATGGCGACATCCCGCCTTGAAGCCTTTCTTGCATGCATCCAGTGAAATATACAACCTATTGAATAGTGGACGACTATCCGGTCGAGGAATTACATCAATCATCCCAGTGGAACCTGGATTGCTTCTGTGTATTTCATTTAAGTAGTCATGTAGCTTTCCATATTGTTCTCGCTCCTTTCCAATTGTTTGCTCTCTAGCAGCTCTCAAAGCTCTGTATATCATCCTGTAATGTATATGGACATTGTAGTTCTGATTCATGTGCTCTAGTGCCTCTTTCGGAGTCATTAGAGGTTGAGTTACCAATCTTTTTACCAATTTACTTGTCACCCAAGCTCTATCAGCCATGTTACTGCTCAAATTTCTGCCACAGTTGTGCTCTCCAATGAATGTCTTGATTTAAAAACTTAGACTCTGACTATTATGAGAGCAAAACACCAGCCATGGACAACCCTCCTCAGCACACCTTGCTCTAATCCTCTTGGGCTCATTCTTCAAATACATAAGCTCTTTACCCTCATATACAAAGTAGTCCTCAAGAGCTTGCTTGAATATTGCCATGGTCTCAAAGTGTTGCCCAACCTGAAACTGAACCTCACCATACTCTGCATCCTCATTGAAGTCAGGATATCTTGCCTTATGCTCCTCATCTGAACTGGATATTGGAGAGTTAAATGTCTCAGATTGGTATGCCTTATCTAGGTCTGAGTCTAATTCCTCAGCCACTGGATCTGAATTAGGCTTATCCCTTACCTCATCATTTGGGTCAACCTCACCTGGCTCATTACCTTGATCTCCACTAGGCCCAGTGTTTGGCACATTGTCTGCTTCTTGTTGGGATAgaacatgttttctttttcttccaacaTACCTTTTTGCCTTCTTCTTCTTAGTCCTAGGAGACATTTCCTCATCATCTATTCCACTAGGTggcacattcttcttcttcttaggtGTCTGTTGTCTAACACAACTCCTCTTCTTAGTACACTTTTGTCCAGCATCCATTGCCTCTTTCATCCTCACACTAGACTGCTTCTTCCTCACACTCTTCCTCTATAcattatcttcctcatcactaCTTCTATCAGATTGGAATCCAGGTAGAGGGGGTTTGTAGGGTTCGTCTTCAGTTGTCTCATATCCGTCATCTGAAGAAGACGAATCTACCTCAACAACATCTGGCCCATATACCGGTTGACTAACATCATGCTCAAAATAAATAACCAGCAAATCAGACTCCATATTCTCCATCTTTTTATCACACATTTCATTAATTTTCTTATCTCCTTTAAGAACATGCAACCCAGACTCTAAATCAGGGGCACTGCCATCATACCAAAACATCTGTTTGTAGCTAGTATACCCTAAACCCTTCAACATCTCCTCCAAATCCTTGAAATTAACATAATCTATGTCTAATGGATGAAATGTCTCAACACTTCCGTCGTGGTAGTATAATGCACCATCTTCATCCCGTTCAAACCAACCCCCATGATGAAAAATAGGGACTACTTCATATGACATCTATTAGAACAATAGTGTGCAGTAATTAGAACTTAGTTAACTACTTTCCTCAGGCCTCATTTTCACATTTTAGAACATGCATGGGATGATCACTAATCCAAATCATTATTAACAAAAACCCAGTTCAGGAAAAATTTTTTTCGAGCAACACAAGCTAACGAAGCTTCAAGAAAAGATAGCGACACTAACCTTAGTAGCGCCGTCAGTTCCTCCGTCTGCAGCACCGTCAACGCGTCCGTGTTGGAACTCTCTGTCAGCTTGCTTGGATGGAAATATTTCGTTCTCTTAGGATTTCTTTGTAATTTTGAGTAGAGAATGAGGGTGATGTATGGTAACTGAAGTGTGCACAAGGGGGAGAATGGAATTTCACCCCCAAACAAGCAAAAGGATGCTTTTCAAAACGACGCCGCTTTGCTGAGTGTGCAGGGGCTTAATTGTCTAAATGCACACAGAGCATTCCACGCAGGATGATCCAACGCCACGTCACGGGCTGCACCTTATAGCTCAGCATTTTTTGACGACTTTGAACGAAAAAACCAACGGAAGGGCTAATTGGTATCACGGAGTATATGGATAGGGGCCGATTTGGTAATTTATAAACATTAGGGGACGTGTAGTCAATTTTCAAAAAGGACAGGGGACGGAAAGAGTATTTACTCATAAGTATTTTAACTTGCTCTATATTACTCTCTTTTAAGAGTCGAGcgtttatatttatttatttattttttgaaaaagaaaaaagcctTAGCTTTGGGATTTTATCATCAGGCTTTTAATTAGCATATGCATCATAGATCGAacgccatatatatatatatagttttagattatttatcccattttgCAAAGCGAAAACAGGTCTATATCATGAGTGCATGATCCGAAATAATAGTAAGTGAGAAATGAGATAAAAATTCACAAGTGAGACTTTATTGGTAGGTACTATACGAAGATGTCATCAAGCATTCCCAACTTTAGAAGGGAGCCTATTGAGGGAAAAATAATTACTATCAAGCCAAAGagccaaaaagagtataaaacAGATAGCATAAACTTAGTAGGAAAAATCATATCAAACAAAAAAGTCCCTTTTAGAAGCCTTAAAAATGCCATTTTGGAAATATATGGGAACCCAGATAGAGTTTCCATTTCTAAGGTGGGAAGCAACAAGGTGTTGATAAACTTTAAGGACATATAGATAGGTTTGCAGGTTCTTAAAGGGGGACCATTAAACATAAAAGGGCACCTATTAAATCTCCAAGTCACAATATGAATCAATATTGGAGGTCAGCCATTAATACATGGAGTTCCGAGAAGTGTTTGTAGGGTTTTAGAAAGTATTTTGCATGCTTTTAGTTTTGATTATATATAAATACAACTACCTTAGTTATGGAGTGTGCAAAAGTGCTAGTTACAAGTTTAAAATAAATAGCAAGCTCTTTAAAAGAATAAAACCTTAAAAAGGTATAAGAGATGGTGATCTTTTATCATCATACCTTTTCATAATTGCAGTAAAGATTTTCATAGTACTTATGGATAAATTTCAAGCATCAAACTTGCCCGAATTGTCCCAATCATCACGCATCTCCTCTTTTGCGGACGATTATATCCTTTTTGCAGAAGTCAAAGAAGAGGAATTATATCAAAGCATTCTAATTCTAAATAAATACACAGATGACAcggaacaaaaaaaattttaaaaatttggcaTAGTAGTTGAATAGTAGGTACCTATTTAAATAAAGGTTAATATAGAAGAGATAATTAACATGTAAGTTTGGGATAACCTGAAAAAGTATCTCGGATTGCCAGCGCACTgggaaagataaaaaaaatagtgtGTTGGTATGGCTAGAAAAGAGGATTGACAACAAGATTGAAGGGTGGAAGGAACGACTGCTTAATTAGGCAGGGAAGGAGACCTTGATTAAAGCAGTAATTCAAGTCATATCTAGTTACACTATGAGTATTGTCATGCTGCCCAAATGTTTTTGCCAAAGAATAGGGACAAAAATTGTTAAATTTTGGTAGGCTAACTTTGAGATGGAGAACAGGGTTCATTGGAAGAGCTAGGGCAAGGTATGCAAAAGCAAAAGAGATGGTCGATTGGGATACAGTGTTAGAATTTAGTCTATTTGGCCAAACAAATATAGAGAGTGGTTGAAAATCCAAATGCAATCTGGGTGAAAATTCTAAAAGTTATATATTTTAAGAACAATCATTTTTGGGAAGCAAAAGTTGGGAATAGGACATCATGGGTTTGAAAGAGTCTAATTTAGGGCAAGAATTTCCTAAGAAGGAATGAGAGATAGAGTATTAAAAAAGGACTCGAAGGTAAAGTATGGGAGGACAACTGGGTGATGGGTATGGAAAAAATTCTTATGAGTGGAGATCCCTCGGTGGATAGTTAAGGAGCTTGTGATGGAAGGAGAggtgaaaataagaaaaagtaaGGACGTTTTTTTCAAGAAGTATAAATGACAAAATTTTGCAAACTCCCATCAGTTTATTGAAGAGTGGGGACAGATTAATATGGTCATTCAAATGTGGGGCTACACTGCAAAGATTGGATATCATGTGGCAAAGAAGCAAAATCAAGGTAACGAAGAAGTGGGACCTTCAACAAGAATCAATATGGCTGATCTTTGGAAGGAGATCTAGGTGATGCACGTtccatcaaaaataaaaatatttctatgGAAGGCTATACGCACGATATAATACAATTtataataacttatttaaaaagaaaataactaacagTCTTATATGTTAAATTTGCAGGAAAAAACATGTTATTGTACTATATCTTTGGACTAGAGCAACGTGGTTTGGAGCATAGAGTCAATTCTTACCAACATTTGAGACATTCAAGTCATTTGCAGAATGATTGCTCAAAATGTGTAggaaaatgaaaaaagaagggaAGGAGGAGGCAGATAATCTAATTAGCAAAATTTGAGTACTAAGCTAGGagatttaaaaaattacaaaccAGACCATATTTCACAATATCAAGCCTAATCCTAGTTTTACCATCATCAGAGCTAAACTACTAGATTCTGAAATTAAAGAGGCAATACATAAAGAGGAACAAGGTAAACTAATCCAGAATAGAAATATAAGAAGGAGAAGGATTACCTAAAGACCTCTACCAAGAGGACTGGACAAAGGCTAACATGAATGATGTGTATAAAATGTCTACAATGGAGGAAGCAATTACAGTGGTGGTTCGGAATAACTCGGGTAGGTTACTAAAGGAATAATCGATGAGAATCATATCTTATTTCAACGTAGCTTCTGAAGCAGAAGCCAAGAGAATGACATTAATCTTAGTAAAAAATCTCCAATTAGAAAAATGTTTTATATAGTCGAATAATTTAGCTCTTGTGCAAGCAGTAAAATCAAAGACTTATATAATAGAAATGGAACCGCTTTTTTGTGATATTCTTTTTCTAGTAGAGTCTTTCCAAATGTGGCTTCACATGATTCCTAGAAAGGGAAATGAGCTAGCAAATGGAGTGGCGAGGCTTTCCCTGACGGGGGCCAATTGGAGAAAAACTAGAGATGGAAGCCTCCAAGGGACATAGTGAAACAACTGAGAAGGGACGTTGCAAACCAATATAAGTTCTACAAGTTACTGGGTGAGGCCTATATCATAGTGCATCCCGAAGAACAGAGGCAAGGGGATGCTATGAATACCAATCGTCCCTAGCGTTTTTGATAAAGCCCACAGCGGACAACCTTGACTTTGGCATCAAAACAAAGGGGCAAGGATGAAGGGGTATCTCAATAATGCAACCTAGTGTAGTAAACTCGATGAAGAAAAATACCTTCTTCTAAATTCACCAAAGGTGTGAGCCCTCTTGGAAGGAGTAATGAGGTTAAGGAAGGAGGCAgagtgtaaggcccacatcggttggagaggggaacgaagcatgccttataagggtgtggatacctttcCCTAGAATGACGCGTTTtcacgagtgagtgtggggggcttcggctagcatccctatcgtcaaaggcaaaatcgtgaggccttgtgtgccaaagcggacaatatcgtgctagcgggtggtctggactgttacaCAGAGATCGAAGAGCTTCGCAAAGGCACTGTGGCAGAGGAACCTGGTTCAAATTCCTAGACTTGGCCATCCTTGAATAGTTGTTAATAAAGCAGAAGCGGTCTCGTCAGAACAAATTAGCACCACCGAAGACAACATCAACATGTTCAGGTGTGGCAGCCATGCAGGTAGTTGGAAGTCTCATCCATCGTCATGGAGACCTAGTAGTTGCATAGGTTTAGGCAGGAAGTCATTTGGGACGGGTGGGTTTTTGAAATATAGTATGCCACACCTGAACATATGTTTACTATGTGTTATCATATTACTTTTACTGATAAATTTTTActgttattaaaaataattattcattcttttttttttaaatattgataactaaaattaataaattaaacaaataatttatTATCATACACTCAATTATAGTTTACAATTAAAtactatttaaatttataaatataaatattaaaatttgtaattggctGCTTTGAGTTATATCCAATTAATTGGAATTCAAATGGTTTTGTTTAGTCATTGAtttcttttagtttaattttttttctaataccAACTAAATTTAATGTAATATGATTTTAATTTGTGAACTTATGAGTTGATTAATTTAAGAAACAAAGAAGGATAGATGTTAGGAGGGATAGAGGGAATTTGATGAATATGAAATGGAAAACAATTttttaataatgatgatgatgatatgttTAGTTAACCCAACAAAACGGCTTCGCTTAGCTATGtttgtttgaaaagaaaatggaaggaaagaaaagggaggaaagaaaatggaaaagaaaatgattatttttcattgtttggtTGAGGAGAAAAATtagagaggaaagaaaatggatgGAAAAAAACTGGTGGGGCCTACcaattttttttctctccaaCATTGGAAAGAAAATGGAGAGAAAACTAATATTTCTCTCTCTACTTTTAATACTACCCCTTcacttttttaatatattttataatatagggataaaattatctttttataacatttctttccttcttattttccttccatccaaacacatctaaaaaaaataaaaatccaccTAATTTCTTTCAtttcctttctttcctttttatttctttcctctctatttctttccttccaacCAAACATAGACTAGATTATGTATTCACACGTCTACCTTTTTATCGTACATGGATCATGGATAGAAGCGATATTGTGTGCGTGTATATACTTGTCAACTATAAAAACTGTTGCAAATTTACCGTGAATTCCTGATTTTTACGTACACTCAGGGGGTGTGTGGTTGGAGAGAATGCAAATATATTCCCAGGAATTCTGAGATGGGAATAATTtatttccatgtttggttcaagatCTAAAAAATCATTCCTGGGTATATTTTATTCCAAGGAATTGAATTACCACCAATTTAATTCCCATCTCTTCCCTGGTTATCTTTCATTTCAATGGGAATGGAATGTATATAATGAAACAAAAAGACTAAATTACCCCTGTTATTTAATACAGATTTtagcttcttcttcatttctctctgAAGAAGGAAATGGCGAAACCCTAGCAGAGCTTTGTTTTTGTCCCCAAATCAGTGAGATTTCACCAACGCCACCGCCACCGGAGCTGTGTCGGCGCCACCGTTACCCTAAACGGAAGACTGGTCTCCTTCTTTTCTTCGAGTTCATGTTCGCATTGCTTCTCTCTGCGAATTCTCTTTGAAGTCTCTTCGAATCTCTCATTAAGGTTTGGGTTTTTTTATGCTTTCTACGTCATATTACACTAATTTTCTTCAATAGACTgctaatttgattatttattttctattttgctTGATTTCTTAGATGCTCTCTGTGATTATGTTGCATGCAAACATCGTGTTTGATGATTTGCCTCAAATAAAGAGTTTAAGCTTGTTGTCACCGATtttgatgatttgatgatttgtTTTCTGTCTGGTTTATTAACTGCTTCTGTTGTATAGTTTCAGCTCTTGAACAAAATTTGAAGATCACTTTCTGTTTGTTGCCGTTTTCTTTGAATCTTATATAATAATTGCTGAATTttgatcttttgaatttgttaatgtTTCTTTCTTTGTCTTGTTCTGATGCCTAACTTCTTTGTTACTTTGATGTTTCAAGAACATTTGATTAGCCATGTCATTGCCATTAGTTTCATATTGAAAATTGGTTTCCATGGTGTAAAAGGTTATTGGTTGTGGTATTCTTTAGTTTTTTCATGAAACAAGAAGCTGAATCTACATCTTATAAGCCAAGTAGCTGTCCGATCTATATTTCTGCTTCACATTTGAAAAGATTCAGATAATGTGCTT includes:
- the LOC107606692 gene encoding uncharacterized protein LOC107606692, producing the protein MDAGQKCTKKRSCVRQQTPKKKKNVPPSGIDDEEMSPRTKKKKAKRYVGRKRKHVLSQQEADNVPNTGPSGDQGNEPGEVDPNDEVRDKPNSDPVAEELDSDLDKAYQSETFNSPISSSDEEHKARYPDFNEDAEYGEVQFQVGQHFETMAIFKQALEDYFVYEGKELMYLKNEPKRIRARNLSSNMADRAWVTSKLVKRLVTQPLMTPKEALEHMNQNYNVHIHYRMIYRALRAAREQTIGKEREQYGKLHDYLNEIHRSNPGSTGMIDVIPRPDSRPLFNRLYISLDACKKGFKAGCRHLIGLDGCFLKGYFGGHLLSAVGQDVNNSFFVIAFAVVEAENTDSWKWFLSILHDDLGPVATNGWNFMSDQQKGLAKALHEVMPQAYHRNCVLHIWKNFIKHFKDKHTKGLVWKADKSTTMREFKDNMELVKKVNKDAWEYLQKFDPGAWTKAYFSHGPKCDNITNNMCEVWNAKIVEYREKPILTMCEEFRSYIMRKMAGNKHRLRKCKGKLAPIQQLRLDEYISESNK